Within the Pecten maximus unplaced genomic scaffold, xPecMax1.1, whole genome shotgun sequence genome, the region TGTACGGTCCATGGACGTACATTCGGGCAGGTCAGAAGGAGATGAGCCGGGTGTCCATGTAGGCCTATGTCGCGGTGCTGGCATGACAGGcgatgtatgtgtatatgtgtccacatttgtatgtattattattagTAGTAGTATTTATAATACACTCAGACCACACCTTATTTATTGAGCCTACATATGTAACCAGGGCAGACCAACAGCGTGTTAGTCGCATAAGGTACTGGGCATGTGTTGGTTatgtcagagacatatatagtatatggtTATGTGCAAGACATCGATCGTTCCTGCAATCCCGGCCCAATTTAAACGAAACCTGAACTGTTTAGGTACCGACCATTTAACTTCAAGGGGGGCCTGGGATTTTTATCAGGGTCAATTGTTTTTACAAGCTCAGTGGAAAAACGGCGAActttttttcccaaaacatTTCAGCAACAATCTTTTTCATATCCGTTATATTATCTGAAGTTTAATAACTCTTTAACATTTTTACTTCcgttttaattttttgttttaatttttcaataacattgtgaattaatatttcattgattttgaaattcaaGTGTTAATATTTGTGAATTCATCACCCATTGTTATCTATATCAGTTTATGAAATTTGATCATTCATCCTGTACACCAGTCCAtcttttcattgataaaaaaaggATACAGATCTGATGCATGTCTAATATTAGCAACATACTGTATGTTGATTgcccacttagtaaagggagataattaagtaTTTTTGTGTGATCAGtgaatttaataaaataaagcaagactatatataaagtatttacagattaaaacaaaacaacaatttaatacaCCACAATCACTTTTATAATGCTATTGTAAGAATTGATTTCAcacaataattttgaatatataattatgtaaccCTCGCTAACTCGGTGATACAACTCTGACACGAGTTTATGGTTACTATgtttttattatctatatatatatgaaccagCGACCGGAGAGGAAGGCAATACTGTGAACATATATCTATGCAGGAGGTCCGTCCTGCTTCGCAGCTAAGTGCTAAGTACATGGGACATACAGGGTAGACAGGGTGGTGATGTGTGCAGGTGGAATCACGTGCAACTCGCTCACGACACACGATATACCCGTGGTGACACGGGTACATCCAAAACAGCACAAACAAGTGTGACTTAGTGCAATGAGTACACCCTGTTAGAATTATGAAGAAATTCacaaattacaatgtacattgtataggattTTTTTTGAGTTTGTGTTTTTGATGTATCAAATCGaacttttttatttgtaatcTTAAAGGAGCAAACCTTTTTTTCAGCTCCAATTTACAAACAAACTTTTTTCACCATCAGCCAAACTAAAGTTAAATGGTTGGTGCTTTAGGCCAATGGCTTCTGCTTTGTGATATCGATTAGGAGATGCATAGAATGAAGCCTGTTGTATCTACGATACGTTGTGCAACCTGTTCCCACAGAGTTGAATGTTAAATGAGCAGTTCCTAACATGGAAATATAATATCACCAATGacacacatgtaaatgtaatgtcTTGCTTAGCAGGTCGCACCATCACTACATTGCTTAATGTATGTGCAGTTCGACTTCTCGAAGTCTGTTTCTACCTGTGTGTTTTCAGccatttgttaaattttttctattttgtaaGATTGACATCCAGAGTTGATGATTATGATAAGTTGATCATCCCCGAAATTTAGAGATGGATGGGGACGAGGAAGAGAGCTCGGATGGGGAGATGGAACCGGAGTATTCTGGTTTGGAGCAGCCTCCTCTCACACGCATGTTAAAGAACATCCTGTCTGAGTATCCTGATGATGGTCAGATATTTAAggtaataataaataataatgagaAGTCATAAAGATACATAAAAGATGTTGTAtgtaaagggacataactctcaAAAGTGAGCTCGTTTTAgaaggtctcacacaactaattttTTTGCTCTATGGTATTACCAGTGATGatatcatcagatggtgggctattacCCTGCATCTGTGACCCGTCCTCCATCGTCCATCTGTCAtctagaaatagcgataacaaggatGATTTTTCGACAGACAGCAGACGGACTACTGAGCGATGGTgaatttttctcaaattttatgtgtaggttccccttggtccctagttgtgtcattccaatttctTTAGAAttttgttcagaaaaaaaagtggACGACAggtgaccatcttggatttcgacaattgaagtttgttattgttatttcttgaaaagaaccGGAGGGATATTTAACAAACGCGATGAGTAGGTTCCCCTAATTGGTAATTAGCTGTGTAATTTCAATTAAGATTTtggtcagaaaaacaaaatagccgactggcagtcatcttggattttgagaattgaagctgttatcagtatttcttgaaaagtactggagggatattccttaaacttcatgtgtaggttctccttggtccctaAATGTCCCATTTTAATTTATATTCTTGTTCAGAGAAACAAAGTGGACAACAGATGGCCCTATTCGATTTTGAGAATATAAGTTTGCTATCGCTATTTCGTGACGGTTTCACAAATGTGATGATTAGGTTCCCATTTTCTCTTGTAGTGCCATTTTAATTTAGGTTTTTCggtcaggaaaacaaaatggccttcaggcagccatcttggatttttataattgatgttttttcttgaaaagtactggaaggatatcAGATATCAGATTATTTGGAGGAAAAGAAGTAAGAAGGAAAAATTGAGAAAAGATCAGTTTGACAGAGCACCAGTAAAGATAATTAAAAATTTTTCACCAAGATCCCTATGAGATCCCTTGTTTGTTTTAgacatattatatttcattgcCTTTGGTTTTCTTTATAGTTTGTGTTTTCATTGATGAATGTGCATTTAGTAATCTAAATTGTGTTTtggttgatgaatgtgtgtttgtagtgtgtgttttggttgatgaatgtgtgtttgtagtgtgtgttttggttgatgaatgtgtgtttgtagtgtgtgttttggttgatgaatgtgtgtttgtagtgtgtgttttggttgatgaatgtgtgttgtagtgtgtgttttggtgATGAAGTGTGTTTGTAGTGTGGTTTTGGTTGATGAATGTGTTGTAGTTGTGTTTGTAGAGGGTGTGTTtggttgatgaatgtgtgttgttagtgtgtgttttggttgatgaatgtgtgtttgtagtgtgtgGTTTGGTGATGAATGGTGGtttgtagtgtgtgttttggttgatgaatgtgtgttttgtagtgtgtgtttttggttgatgaatgtgtgtttgtagtgtgtgttttggttgatgaatgtgtgtgtgtagtgtgtgttttggttgaTGGGTGGGTTTTTGGGttcgtgtttttgtttttggttttgtgttttttgtgtgGGGTGTTTTGGTTGTGTGTGGGGTttggtgttgtttttgttgtgtgGGTGTTTGTGTGGTTTTTGTTTTGGGGTGTTTGTATGTGTTTTGGGTtgggtgttttggggtttttgggttttgggtGTTTGAGTGGTGTTTTGGTTTAGGtggtgtttttttgtgtgtgttttgggttgggggggtttttgggtttgttggggtttttgttgtgtgtttgctttgtgttttgtgtgtgtgttttttttgggttgtgtttggttgttttgtgttgtgtgttttttttggtttgtgtgGTTTGTGGGgttgttgttttggttttgtgtttttgtgggggtgttttttggttttaaaaaggggtgtttttgtgtgtgtgttttggttttggtttttttttgtgggggtttttggttttggtgttttttgggttttgggttgtggtttttgtttttggttttggttgtgtgtgtgtttgtttgtggggttttgggttttgtgaatgtgtttttgtagtgtgtgtttttgattttttttgtgtgtgtttgttttgttggggttttttttttttttggtttggggttgttttttgtgtgttttttgggttgtttttttgggggtttttggtGTGTGTTTTTtggtttgtgtttgtgttgtttttggttttgtggtgtgtttgtgtgtgtgttttggtttgtgtgtgttttgttggGGTTGGTTTTTGgttgtgtgttgtttgtgtggttttttgggggttgtCCTTgtgttttgtggttttttttggttgtttgtgtgttttgtggtgtttttttggttttgtggGTGGTTTGTTGTGTGTTTGGTTGCTTggtgttttggtttgtttgggtTGTCCCCTGTGTGTTTGGTTGTGTGTTGGGGGTGTGTGTTTTGGGGTGTGTTTTTTTgggtttgtgtgtgtttttgttgtgtttttttgttggtgtgtgttgtgtgtgtgtttttttttggcctgtgttttttgttgggttttttggttgtttggtggtttgtgtgtgtgtttggttgtgtgtgtgtttgtgttggttttggttgtgtttgttttgtttgttgtttgggGGTGTgtggttttgggggtttttgggttttttccccttgttttttgtgcttttttttttttgtttttggttttgggctgtttttgtgttttttgttgtttgttttccgtttttttccccctttaatCCATTTtcctgtttgttttttttttctgtttgtggGGGTTTTGGGTTGATACAAATTCCCCAGGAGGGGTGCtcgttttgaaaaaaatttttgagGCAAAAATATCAACCACAAACATtatagtgaaaaaaaaaaacctttcaaaaaaatttttaaagttttttccCCAAGCAGCCCCCCTTTTCCTAAAAATTCGAAAATtacaaattgaatatttttccCTGATAACATGTCAACAAACTCCTACCGATCCATTAAGACTTgcacatgatagttgatcatactaatctttatacatgatagttgatcatactaatctttatacatgatagttgatcgtactaatctttatacaatgatagttgatcatactaatctttacacatgatagttgatcatactaatctttatacatgatagttgatcatactaatctttatacatgatagttgatcatactaatctttacacatgatagttgatcatactaatctttacacatgatagttgatcacactaatctttatacatgatagttgatcatactaatctttatacatgatagttgatcatactgatgatagttgatcatactaatctttatacaatgatagttaatcacactaatctttatacaatgatagttgatcatactaatctttacacatgatagttgatcatactaatctttatacatgatagttgatcatactaatttTTATACATGCAATAAGTCCGCCCTGACATTGAATCAGACAGTGGGTTACCCTGCAATATGCCCACCTCTGACATTGAATCAGACAGTGCGTTACCCTGCAATATGCCCACCTCTGACATTGAATCAGACAGTAGGTTACCCTGCAATATGCCCACCTCTGACATTGAATCAGACAGTGCGTTACCCTGCAATATGCCCACCTCTGACATTGAGTCAGATATAATGATTTGTCCTCTGACTGGTTGCACATACagtttacaataaaatatattaaaaagatGTTTAGAACTCTGCCtaatgttatatcatcatgagTTCTATATTTATTTCTACTTATTaatcaaattgatataaacgtagataataatttttaatatcattaattttagGGTCCAGCTTTATTCTTCCACAACAATGCTGTATTCTCTGAGGATGACTGGAGGGGGATAAAGATGTTGTACAGCAGTGTGAAGGAGTTAGATCCGTTAAAGGTCGGACGATTCGGACTCGGCTTCAAATCTGTTTTCCATATAACAGGTAAAAGTGACATGTTGCCAGGGTAGTGACGATACATGCTGTACCACAACATTTCGTCAGTTGTAGTTTATTATCACTTTATCTTGAACAGTACTTGGAGGTGATTTTTTTATACTTCATAGATAGGTTCCCTTTGATGCttagttgtgcccatttgattttgagtctgtTAAGGAAaaacaggtggccatcttggattttgacaactgaattttgtttatttctatttcttgagaagaagtggaaggatttttctcaaacttccCAAGTGTGTTCCCCTGGATATCTTCTTGTGCATATTTAAGTctgatcaagaaaacaaaatggctactaggcagccatcttggaattttacagttgaattttttatcgctatttcttgagaagaaGTGAGAAGATTTTTTCTGAAACTTCACTGGTAgtttccccttggtccctagttgtgcccatttgaCTTTGACCATGAAGTTTGCTagcactatttcttgaaaagtattggaaggatatttctcaaatttcacatgtagatttcccttggtccctagatGATAAATTTAAATTCACATGATGGTTAGAAATCGAAGtttaaggtcaatgtcattaggtccaaaggtcaaggtaatttgtttttctttttactgATGAACATTGTGTTATGAAATGGTAATGCAAAATTGGTGATAGCTAAAACTGACCAAAGGTccaggtcaaattttgtatctatttACTAAGGGGACATTTGGTTATGACATGACGAAGAAGAATTGATCAGAATAAATAATGAATCAACTGAACAAAGATGAAGGTCACTGGGTCAGAAGTCAAGGTCACATCTTGCATCTTTTTATTGATGAACATTTTTGTTAggacattatgaagcaaagttatTCAGATTTAAACAAGAAGTCAACTTATCGAGAGTCAAGGTCATGgtgtcagaggtcaaggtctaatttttttatcatttcactgattaatattttgttaagacattatgaaacaaatttgaTCAGAATTAAACAACTCAGCTCAAGGACAAGGTCACTGGGTTAAACATCAAGGTCTCATTTCGTATCTTTTTGCTAATGAACATTTTACCCTGACATAATTAATCAAACTTGTTCAGAATTAAACAGGAGttaaacaaggagtcaactgaccaacTCATTACTGTTAAGATCATGATGCAGAGGCACattctacatgtatgttgtCAAAGTTGGTTGTAATTTAACAAGGATTCATCTAggcaaatgtcaaggtcactggggtcaaaggttaaagtccaattttatatattttcactagtgaacATTTTGTTAAGACATTTTGGAGCAAAGTTGATCAGAAATAAAGAAGAAAACAATTGTCCACAGATCAAGGTCACTAGACCAAAGGTTAAGAGGTTTTGTTGAAAAGGACAATGTAATTCAGATATTTCCATTCCTGTCAATGTTCTAGTTTCATTTTATGTCTGATCCAGAATACAAAAGTTTAGTATTATAATTTCTAATTTTCAGAAAGTTCTTCTTAGATttttcttagatttcatatattATAGGTTTTCCTTTGCTCCCTAGGTGTGCCCATTCAATTCTGAGCCTAATCTAGAAAGCAAATTGTTGACAGTTTAGGTTTAGCGTTGATATGTTTAATCCCCGAAAATTCTTTTTGAAGCTGTCTCTTAGATTTCGTATGTAGGCTTCCTTGTAATCAAATTAATAAAGTATTGGAAAGGTCATGCAAATAAAGATAAGGCAATGGTAGCCAATAATATCACTTTTGGATCTCTTGTGATTCAGTAATAAGAGCTTTATGTACATCAAATATTGATGTTGAGAAAGTTTGAATATCAATGTATTGAATTGCTATGTGACATTGGTCTTGAtcgatatattgatatacaatatcagccctaatatttaatatagtaatcactttgtttgtttgtgcaCCATGATACCATGTCACTATCCATTTCCAATACCTGATAAGGTTTAGTGGTCATCGATCAATATTAAAGCTGAAAGGCTGCACTTTTAAAAAGCTTTGTACAAGATATCTCTTAACCTGTGGACAGATCTGATGGTCACCTGTCAAGATTAATCATCATGCTGGccacttttgaaataaaaaggcTTGGCTGCAAGATATTTTTGAACATCTGGACagatttagtttatatttgcaccataacatcacacttTTAGGTTTTACACCTGAGTAGAtttggtggtcattggtcagggttaaaggtcaaaggtcattcaTGAgcacttttgaaataaaaagctTGTGTACATTATTAGATGTATTATTTTGCTGGTGGGGACAGATTTTCATTCTCTGACAAATTGGTGTACTGTGTATTTCAGATTACCCAATGATCGTGTCTGGTAAGAAGCTTCTTGTTATAAATCCTTACACGACCTACTCAGACAAGGTTTGCACGAGCTTCCACTTAGACAGGTTGGCTAAATACAAAGGAATGGACATAAAAGCCTTCAAAGATGCGTTCGATGATGTTTTGGGGTTTGGAGAGGAGACTTTGGCAAGTGGAGAGTACAAGGGTACTCTGTTTAGGTTTCCTCTGCGTCAAATTGGCACAGAATTGTCTGGAAATTTATATAACGAGGAGAAAATTGAGAATCTGTTTGATTCCTTTACAACAGAAGCACATATTATTCTCCTGTTCCTGAAAAACCTGGAGGAAATGACTTTATACAGACGAAAGAATGGTGTGGAGCCAAGATACAGGGTAATGATCCAAGATCTAGGATCAGAAACTTCGCTAGAGAAGCGACGGGAATTCTGCAAGGCATTGCAAAAGTATACAACAAGTAGCATGTCGAGTGATTTGATATGCAGTCTCCATGTGAATATAAGCGTGGAATCACATGATCAGTATGGTGCGACAACGCGTGATGACAAGTCATGGTTCATTGTCAATGCCGTGCTAGGACACGACAACATGTCCCCACAATTACGCTCACTTTCCCAGGATAAAGACTTGTCATACAGTCCCTATGTAGGGGTCGCAATACCAGATAAGGACACTGAGGATTTCAAAGGACACGTCTTCTGCTTTCTTCCTCTTCCATTGGAGGAGCGAAGTCTGACAGGATTCCCTGTTCACGTGAACGGATTCTTTGCTTTGAGCCAGAATAGACGCCATGTGAAGTGGCCATCAGCTGATTTGAAGCAATCGGCCATCACTGCTGACAAAATCTCTCCAGTGGAACCAGGCTCTAATCAAGGAGGCCTTATCCCAGGTCTACCTGAATATGGTACAGCAGCTGATAACTAAATGTGGAAAGGCAAACAACCCAGATAACTTGGTTGAGATGGTATACCGATCAATCCCATGTCTCGATGATGTGGATGTGAAATGGCGGATTATCTTGGACCCATTAGTGAAAAGTCTTCTAAAAAAATTTTTGCTTACACCGAAAACCCATGGGGGCCCAAAGGGATAAGCACAAAATCCCGTTTTGAATTCCAATTCTGTGCTGGTTGTTTATTATGATAGaacttaattttgttttgtacaaaacaaatacatatagcACTGAAATTgtgaataagaaaaaaaaaatgtattaacaaTTAAAAACCCAGAAACCCACTCAAACAGCGGCTTTATAAATCAGACTTAATACCCCCGCACTGCTTCATAATGTTGATTGTAGGATTCTTCTAATTTTTGCACTAAAAGCCACAGTTTAAAAGATTTGACCTGTAAACTCCATTTTTCCCTTTGCCTTATAGTAAACAATCTTACTCATATTGACTAGGAGTTTGTAACAGTAAACTATCAATTTATGTGATCATTGAATTCATGCAGATCTCTCATTTTGGAATCTCCCTATATATTCATGTGAAGAAATCATCAAAGATAGGACAACTACACTATTTCTTTCAAATTTATTGTTGACGAGACATTTTAGaagaaaaacataaaaaaaaaaatttccttaAACTTAACCGCACAATTTTCCCATGAAAGGGcccaaaattcaaaaaatacTGTTGTACATTTAACCCCAAATTAGTCCTATAGTAATAACTAATATTTTTGGTACCCCACCAACAATAATTTACTTTTCACACTTACTTTTTGGGATTTTGACAGCATATTTAATccacaaaattaaatatttatttgaaattctCATTGCAAAAAATTAAGTAATCTTTATATCTTTGaaaatgaaagatatttttaaaaaaatgataataactGCTCATTCATTTTAGCAACTTGATTTAAAATGACTCTAATCTACCATCTTCTGAATTTTCGACAATCTTTAACTGTGTAATCCTATTACAGTTTTTAAAGGGCAAAACATGCCATCAAACCCCTTTAGGTTACTAACCCTCTAATTATAACAATCCCACTTTAGACTACacattaatacaaaaaaaatacccATTAGCCCATTATTAGATttataaaatagaaaatatttttaatcatGATAAATCCCATGATAAACAACAATGCACTTTAAAAAGATAGGGTGTGGTTTAACCCAGAAAATACAACATCTTTAGActaatggtacaggtataaaAAGGTCGTAGTGTAATCAATTAATATACCATCAATACTATCATTAGACTAAAGAGTACGATGTGAAGATGGTCGTAGTTTAGTTTAATAATCCACATCATTAGACTGAAGGTCGagataaaaaaagtttttagtgtaatcaataaaaagtaCCATCTAGTTTTTCTAGGCAAAtttaatttcatgtttttaacTATTCAATTCCTGTTTTTTTGGGGTATTAATTTTCCcgttttctttatttcattttaattttttcttggGTTTCAATGACTGTTTTTCGGCTATTCATTGCCTTTTGTCTAGGGTATTTTATTGCACTGTTTTTATGGCTATTCTTTCACTGTTTCTAGGTTATTCTtcactgttttttttaaagggaatTCATTCACTGTTTTTCTAGGGaattaaaacttattttttaGGCTATTCATTTACTGTTTTTAGgctatttatttaaatgtttttctaGGGGaaatttttcacttttttctaGGTATTCCTTCACTGTTTTCCGCTTTCAATTCACTGtttcatatgtattttttgcaCTGTTTTTTAGCTAAGGCTATTCCAATTCACGGTTTTTCTAGGCTTTCAATTCACGTTTTTTTGGGTTTCAATTCCCCTGTTTCATATGCTATTCCCAAATGTTTTCTGGCTATTTATTGCACTGTTTTTATGGCATTTATTGCATGTTTTTTAGGTTATTCATTCACTGTTTCAGGAATTCTTTACTGTTTTTTAGGGaattcaattctttattttAGGCATCTTTTACTGTTTTCTAGGGGTTCATTCATGTTTTTTAGGGAAATTTATTCCGTTTTTAGGTATCAATTCACTGTTTTCCAGGCTATTTAAATTTACTGTTTTATATCTATTCCTTCACTGTTTTCTAGGCTATTCTTGCACTGTTTTTTGCTAAGggtttattttactgttttctAGGGGTATTTATTTCCCCTTTTTCAGGCAATTTATTCACGTTTTCTAGGGTATTTTCCTTTACTGTTTTTTCCCGGCATTCAATTCACTGTTTTATAGCTATTTATTGCACTGTTTTCTGCTTAGGCTATTCAATTTACGTTTTCTGGGTATTAATTCACTTTTTCCGGGTATTCAATTCACGTTTTATATGCTTTCCTTCCGTTTTTCTAGGCTatttattcagttttttttgGCTATTCCCTTTCCCGTTTTTTAGGTTATTAATTCACTGTTTTTTAGGCAAATTTATCCCCTTTTTTAGGgaatttaattctttttttatttccttttttcaattttttttctagcTATTCATTCACTTTTTTCTAGGGGAATTCATTACTGTTTTTTTTAGGCTATTCAATTCACTTTTTCCAGGCTATTCAATTCCTGTTTCATTCTATTTCCCTTCACTGTTTTCTAGGCTATTCTTCACGTTTTCTAGCATAGGCTTTCAAATTACTGTTTTCCCCGGGTTTCAATTCAAATGTTTTCCAGGCTATTCAAATTTATGTTTCATATgctatttattgcattttttttagcTATAGGCTATTCAAATTTATGTTTTTCTAAGCTTTCAATTCACTGTTTTATAGGAATTAATTCacgttttctttcttttatttaatgtttttagcATTCAAAAAGTACTTTTTCTAGGGTATTTATTCCCTGTTTTCTAGGCTTTCATTCCCTTTTTCTAGTTATTCATTCACGTTTTTAGGGATTCATCACTGTTTTTTTTAGGCAATTCAATTCTTTTTTCTAGGcatcattttatgttttctaGGCATTCATTTCCCGTTTTCAGGCAATTCTTCACTGTTTTTTAGGCTATTTAATCACTTTTTTCCAGGGTATTCAAATTTACTGTTTCATTGCTATTCTTCACTGTTTTTTAgggtatttattttcatgtttttttagCTATGGGTATTCAATTCATTTTTCCAGGGGTATTCAATTCACTGTTTTTTCCAGGGGTATTAATTTACTTTTTCCAGGCTATTCAATTCACTGTTTTAATGCTATCCTTCCGTTTTCAGGCTATTCATTGCAAAT harbors:
- the LOC117318457 gene encoding sacsin-like, yielding MDGDEEESSDGEMEPEYSGLEQPPLTRMLKNILSEYPDDGQIFKGPALFFHNNAVFSEDDWRGIKMLYSSVKELDPLKVGRFGLGFKSVFHITDYPMIVSGKKLLVINPYTTYSDKVCTSFHLDRLAKYKGMDIKAFKDAFDDVLGFGEETLASGEYKGTLFRFPLRQIGTELSGNLYNEEKIENLFDSFTTEAHIILLFLKNLEEMTLYRRKNGVEPRYRVMIQDLGSETSLEKRREFCKALQKYTTSSMSSDLICSLHVNISVESHDQYGATTRDDKSWFIVNAVLGHDNMSPQLRSLSQDKDLSYSPYVGVAIPDKDTEDFKGHVFCFLPLPLEERSLTGFPVHVNGFFALSQNRRHVKWPSADLKQSAITADKISPVEPGSNQGGLIPGLPEYGTAADN